From one Humulus lupulus chromosome 8, drHumLupu1.1, whole genome shotgun sequence genomic stretch:
- the LOC133797659 gene encoding transcription termination factor MTERF5, chloroplastic-like has product MSLLPKPQSRLQRIILSFLITNSNCAAKGTGRANVGGHGSSVTFLKSFSTLFPSTADGLINSLGFSTESHVAAAQNIGRETKRHSDDDIALFSRYGFSSDQIAKIFTRSFQILSVKTLEPKLQFLSDSGMSRENLVRVVSADPLILNRSLENQISPSIRFLKSFYGGIDHVVSLFLIKRGTWVLHQFSEATARNVETLRSHGVSDYNIAKLFVVRPKALARNVDAFTELVNEAKSLGFNTSSLMFIHGMASLSGMRKDKWVSKIDVFKSFGWSEEQIRVLIVRQPQVMDASEERLKKALEFFTTELKWGFSDFCKYPNVLLFSFEKRILPRTSVLQVLLTKRLIEKKSIGTALLLPNDKFLKRFVERYQSGIPQLLDLFTITDVEEDVICSGN; this is encoded by the coding sequence ATGAGTCTCCTTCCCAAACCCCAGTCCCGCCTCCAACGTATTATCCTCTCCTTTCTCATTACCAACTCCAACTGTGCTGCCAAAGGCACTGGCAGAGCCAACGTCGGCGGCCATGGAAGTTCAGTGACCTTTCTCAAATCCTTCTCCACTCTCTTTCCTTCAACCGCCGACGGTCTCATAAATTCTCTTGGCTTCTCAACTGAGTCTCATGTGGCGGCGGCGCAGAACATCGGCCGTGAAACTAAGCGCCACTCCGACGATGACATTGCCCTTTTTAGTCGATACGGTTTCTCTTCCGATCAAATCGCTAAAATCTTCACAAGAAGCTTCCAGATTCTCTCAGTGAAAACACTCGAACCGAAGCTTCAATTCCTCTCCGACAGCGGAATGTCCCGCGAAAATCTGGTTCGTGTCGTCTCCGCCGACCCTTTAATTCTCAACCGAAGCTTGGAGAATCAAATATCGCCTAGTATTCGGTTTTTGAAGAGCTTCTACGGCGGCATCGACCACGTGGTTTCGCTCTTCTTGATCAAGCGCGGCACTTGGGTTCTCCACCAGTTCTCGGAGGCAACGGCGCGAAACGTCGAGACCCTGCGAAGTCACGGCGTGTCAGATTACAACATCGCCAAATTGTTCGTAGTTCGACCGAAAGCTCTGGCCCGGAACGTGGACGCTTTCACTGAGCTTGTGAATGAAGCTAAGAGCCTTGGTTTCAACACGTCGAGCTTGATGTTTATCCACGGAATGGCCAGCCTCTCGGGGATGAGAAAGGACAAATGGGTATCGAAAATCGACGTTTTCAAGAGCTTTGGGTGGTCCGAAGAGCAGATTCGGGTTTTGATCGTTAGACAGCCACAAGTAATGGATGCCTCTGAGGAGAGACTGAAGAAGGCATTGGAGTTCTTCACCACCGAGTTGAAATGGGGTTTTAGTGATTTTTGTAAGTACCCTAATGTTCTCTTGTTTAGCTTTGAGAAAAGGATATTGCCAAGGACCTCAGTGCTTCAGGTTTTGCTCACGAAACGTCTTATAGAGAAGAAGAGTATAGGCACGGCATTGTTGCTTCCCAATGATAAGTTCTTGAAAAGATTTGTGGAGCGTTATCAATCGGGCATTCCCCAGCTCTTAGACTTGTTTACCATAACAGATGTTGAAGAAGATGTTATATGCAGTGGAAACTAA